The proteins below are encoded in one region of Candidatus Methylomirabilota bacterium:
- a CDS encoding tetratricopeptide repeat protein translates to MRAAALALAAALLAAAGAPPGADADTAREEALRALATARNAEARRQAARWLGDHGLMDDAPTLVTALRDADPLVRALAESALWRVWSRSGDEAVDRLLAVGIEQMNAQQGDAAVETFSRVIALKPEFAEGWNKRATVYYLMGEYAKSLADCDEVMKRNPYHFGALSGYGMIYLQLERPERALEYFERALAVDPNLPSVRETIEMLKQLLIQRRKDTT, encoded by the coding sequence GTGAGGGCCGCCGCGCTCGCCCTGGCGGCGGCGCTCCTCGCCGCGGCGGGCGCGCCGCCGGGCGCCGACGCCGACACCGCGCGCGAGGAGGCGCTCCGCGCGCTCGCCACGGCGCGCAACGCCGAGGCCCGCCGCCAGGCGGCGCGCTGGCTCGGCGACCACGGGCTCATGGACGACGCGCCCACCCTCGTCACGGCGCTGCGCGACGCGGACCCGCTCGTCCGCGCGCTCGCCGAGAGCGCGCTCTGGCGGGTGTGGAGCCGCTCGGGCGACGAGGCGGTGGACCGGCTCCTGGCGGTCGGCATCGAACAGATGAACGCGCAGCAGGGCGACGCCGCGGTCGAGACCTTCAGCCGCGTCATCGCGCTCAAGCCGGAGTTCGCCGAGGGGTGGAACAAGCGCGCGACGGTCTACTACCTGATGGGCGAGTACGCGAAGTCGCTCGCCGACTGCGACGAGGTGATGAAGCGCAACCCCTACCACTTCGGGGCCCTCTCGGGGTACGGCATGATCTACCTGCAGCTCGAGCGGCCCGAGCGCGCCCTCGAGTACTTCGAGCGCGCCCTCGCCGTCGACCCGAACCTCCCGTCGGTCCGCGAGACCATCGAGATGCTCAAGCAGCTCCTGATCCAGCGTCGAAAGGACACGACCTGA